A genomic window from Nerophis lumbriciformis linkage group LG30, RoL_Nlum_v2.1, whole genome shotgun sequence includes:
- the LOC140676719 gene encoding LOW QUALITY PROTEIN: general transcription factor II-I repeat domain-containing protein 2A-like (The sequence of the model RefSeq protein was modified relative to this genomic sequence to represent the inferred CDS: inserted 2 bases in 1 codon; deleted 2 bases in 1 codon) translates to MQSIKGTTTGNDLFTEVNACLDMLGLKWDKLTGVTTDGCPNLTGENDGLLKRMQDKVTEINPVQKLTFLHCIIHQEVLSKTVLKINHVVDAVSKTVNFIRARADNHRQFVALLEENESEHGDISYHSNVRWLSLGKVLESVWDLRDQIQXIYVGKKGHDIPELSDEDWVADRGLAVDVTALMNELNVKLQRKGLFVHEMYSAVTAFMRKLQLLSSQVKDNILTHLPTLKEATRSADHLHKYSSKLEALHGEFSRRFQDFKTLESEMHMVSSPFNCSVDNAPSDVQMKLIDLQSDLLLAEHFRSVSLLDFYSSLKEENFPHLRRHAQRILVLFGSTYVCEQTFSVIKFNKSKHRSSITDEHLSAVLHIATSDIQPDFNALVQAQDRLDYLH, encoded by the exons atgcagtcaattaaagggacaaccacaggtaatgacttgttcacagaggttaatgcgtgtttggacatgttaggactgaaatgggacaagctgacaggtgtgacaacagatggttgtccaaatctgacgggggaaaatgatggacttttaaagaggatgcaggataaagtgacagaaattaaccctgtgcagaaattgacatttttgcattgtattatacatcaggaagtgttgtctaagacagtgttaaaaattaaCCATGTTGTTGATGCTGTAAGTAAAACAGTTAACTTTATCAGAGCAAGAGCG GACAATCATAGACAATTTGTTGCACTTTTGGAGGAAAATGAGAGTGAACATGGGGACATAAGCTACCACAGCAACGTCAGGTGGCTCAGCCTCGGCAAAGTACTGGAAAGTGTCTGGGACCTGAGAGACCAGATTCA AATTTATGTGGGAAAAAAAGGACATGACATCCCAGAACTTTCAGATGAAGACTGGGTGGCAGACCGCGGACTCGCTGTGGATGTGACTGCACTCATGAACGAACTGAATGTCAAACTGCAGCGCAAGGGCCTTTTTGTGCATGAGATGTACAGTGCAGTGACGGCTTTCATGAGAAAGTTGCAGCTTCTCTCAAGCCAAGTGAAGGACAACATTCTGACCCACTTGCCAACACTAAAGGAAGCCACAAGATCAGCCGATCACCTCCACAAGTACTCAAGCAAGTTAGAAGCACTGCATGGGGAGTTTTCGAGGCGATTTCAAGATTTCAAAACTCTTGAGAGTGAAATGCACATGGTTTCTTCTCCCTTCAACTGCAGTGTGGACAATGCACCAAGCGATGTTCAGATGAAGCTCATTGACCTGCAGTCTGACCTACTTCTGGCAGAGCACTTCAGGTCAGTCTCACTGCTGGACTTTTACTCCTCCCTCAAAGAGGAGAACTTTCCACACCTGAGGAGGCATGCTCAGAGGATTCTGGTCCTCTTTGGATCCACCTATGTATGTGAACAGACATTTTCTGTGATAAAGTTCAACAAATCCAAACACAGATCCTCTATCACTGATGAGCACCTCTCAGCTGTCCTTCACATAGCCACCTCAGACATTCAGCCAGATTTCAATGCCCTTGTTCAAGCCCAGGACAGACTGGATTATTTGCACTGA